One part of the Planctomycetota bacterium genome encodes these proteins:
- a CDS encoding FHA domain-containing protein → MPFIKVVGGEAKGKTFELNTDNKFLIGREPNCNLSVNDSKVSRRHAEIYYLDGSYFLKDLKSGNGTLLNGDRITECSLKHNDYFKIGDLKIVFEEKARLQAGTEADTSQAEITEENGEENYMGSSTVEIQLDKDKTKSGELALKGGKELSAPKLATLYEISKIMSTEKDLNNLMKRILTILVEATKADQGYILFWNNIDDKISARMMHPKEVKQMKISRTIVKRVAQYIRPLLTSDAMLDARLAPSHSVMMSNIKSVICVPMLSTPKGEVVLYLESDKLEWNFSESDLELVTMAGLQTGIVFSSLSATEKAHKTLMTTVKILVTASEIGNPKSQGHAERVANYSSAIALELALPKTEVRYLHLAGLLHDVGKIALNKPGEPGDTGALMDKGAHVLAAEKLLKQLSDVEEILPAIKHHHERFDGTGVPDNLKGEKIPIGARIIAVANVFDNLISYGGAKKQGIPVKEALTEIQSQGGTEFDPKVVAAFNSAYEKGSLFNPPRI, encoded by the coding sequence ATGCCCTTCATAAAAGTGGTCGGGGGTGAAGCAAAAGGAAAAACATTCGAACTTAACACGGACAACAAATTTCTTATCGGGCGGGAGCCCAACTGCAACCTGTCGGTTAATGATTCTAAAGTTTCCAGGCGCCACGCCGAAATTTATTACCTGGACGGCAGTTATTTCTTAAAAGACCTCAAAAGCGGCAACGGCACGCTTCTGAACGGCGATCGGATAACCGAATGTTCATTAAAACATAATGACTATTTTAAAATCGGCGACCTAAAAATAGTGTTCGAAGAAAAAGCCCGCCTCCAAGCAGGAACCGAGGCCGATACCAGCCAAGCTGAAATTACGGAAGAAAACGGGGAAGAAAATTATATGGGCAGCTCTACCGTTGAAATACAATTGGATAAAGATAAAACCAAATCAGGCGAGCTGGCCTTAAAAGGCGGAAAAGAATTAAGCGCCCCGAAATTAGCCACCCTTTATGAAATCTCCAAGATAATGTCAACGGAAAAAGATCTTAATAACTTGATGAAACGGATATTAACTATATTAGTTGAAGCGACTAAGGCAGACCAGGGTTATATACTGTTCTGGAATAACATAGACGACAAAATTTCCGCCCGGATGATGCATCCCAAAGAAGTCAAGCAAATGAAAATCAGCCGGACGATTGTTAAACGCGTGGCGCAATACATCCGCCCGCTTCTCACCTCGGATGCCATGCTGGATGCCCGCTTAGCACCCAGCCACAGCGTTATGATGTCCAATATCAAATCCGTCATCTGCGTTCCGATGCTTTCCACCCCTAAAGGCGAGGTGGTCCTTTACCTGGAAAGCGATAAGCTGGAATGGAATTTTTCCGAATCTGATTTGGAGCTTGTTACTATGGCCGGACTTCAAACAGGCATCGTCTTTTCATCCCTTTCCGCCACGGAAAAAGCCCATAAAACATTGATGACCACGGTAAAAATATTGGTTACTGCCAGCGAAATCGGCAACCCAAAATCACAGGGACATGCCGAACGCGTCGCAAACTACTCCAGCGCCATCGCCTTAGAACTCGCCTTGCCTAAAACAGAAGTCCGCTATTTGCATCTGGCCGGCTTGCTCCACGACGTCGGTAAAATCGCTTTAAATAAACCCGGGGAACCGGGTGATACCGGCGCTTTGATGGACAAAGGAGCTCACGTCCTGGCTGCTGAAAAACTGCTGAAGCAGCTTTCCGATGTGGAAGAGATTCTCCCGGCTATCAAACACCATCACGAACGGTTTGACGGCACGGGCGTCCCGGATAATCTTAAAGGGGAAAAAATTCCCATCGGTGCCAGAATCATCGCCGTCGCCAATGTCTTTGATAATCTGATTTCTTACGGCGGCGCCAAAAAACAGGGCATCCCGGTGAAAGAAGCCCTTACCGAGATTCAAAGCCAGGGCGGAACTGAATTCGACCCGAAAGTGGTCGCCGCTTTTAACTCGGCTTATGAAAAGGGGTCGCTCTTTAACCCGCCACGCATCTAA
- a CDS encoding ABC transporter ATP-binding protein, whose amino-acid sequence MSDIIIQAKNTGKEFPSGDSKLAVLKEISFQIRKGEIFSIVGPSGAGKSTLLHLMGLLDKPTAGKILFKEQDTALFSASQAAFLRNTTFGFVFQFYHLIPELTVVENAVLPFMIKHSYFSWFINKSGLYKRAYDLLEKLGLGARLNHRANQLSGGESQRVAIARALITEPEIIFCDEPTGNLDQTTSQEIQALIWEMNKNSGQTFVIVTHDENIAKKAHRMIRLVDGKIVPVENPIKQCD is encoded by the coding sequence ATGAGTGATATCATTATACAGGCAAAAAATACAGGGAAAGAATTCCCCAGCGGTGACAGCAAACTGGCTGTCCTCAAGGAAATTTCTTTCCAGATAAGGAAGGGAGAAATTTTCTCCATTGTCGGGCCTTCGGGTGCGGGTAAAAGCACTTTGTTACATCTTATGGGGTTATTGGATAAACCGACGGCGGGAAAAATATTGTTCAAGGAGCAGGATACGGCGCTTTTTTCGGCCTCACAAGCAGCCTTCTTGCGCAATACCACTTTCGGCTTTGTCTTCCAGTTTTACCATCTTATCCCGGAATTAACGGTCGTGGAAAACGCCGTCCTTCCGTTTATGATTAAGCATTCTTACTTTTCTTGGTTTATCAATAAATCAGGTTTATACAAACGCGCGTATGACTTATTGGAAAAACTGGGATTGGGCGCACGTTTAAACCATCGGGCAAACCAGCTTTCCGGAGGAGAGAGCCAGAGAGTAGCCATTGCCCGGGCACTTATCACCGAACCGGAAATAATATTCTGCGATGAACCGACCGGGAACCTTGACCAGACAACCAGCCAGGAAATCCAGGCGCTTATATGGGAAATGAATAAAAACTCCGGACAAACTTTTGTCATAGTCACACATGATGAAAATATTGCCAAAAAGGCGCATCGTATGATAAGATTGGTGGATGGAAAAATAGTTCCGGTCGAAAACCCTATAAAACAATGCGATTAA